The genome window CCTTCATTATTTGGACATCATCGAAAAAGAAGGCATCCGCCTCTCCAAATTAAGCGACAACCTGTTAAAGCTGACATCCCTTGAAAGCGAGCATCCTCCATTTGAATCCAGCAGCTACCGGTTGGACCATCAGCTTAGAAGGATTGTCCTTTCCTGCGAGCCCCACTGGACGGAGAAAAATTTGAACATGGAGATTTCACTGGATAACCTGTTGATAAATGCCGATGAGGATTTGATGGATCAAGTCTGGATCAATCTCCTCGTCAACAGCATCAAATTCACCCCTGCCGGCGGCACCATTGCCATCGAGGCGCGTGAAGAGAATGAAGATCAACTGGCAGTAAGGATCAATGATACTGGCATCGGTATGGATGAAGACGCCGTCATGCATATGTTCGAACGCTTCTACAAAGCCGATGAATCGAGGACCCGCACGACCGAAGGCAGCGGTCTGGGACTGTCCATCGTGAAAAAAATCATTGATCTGCATCACGGGGAGATCCGGGTGGATAGTGAACTTGGAAAAGGGACGGAGATATTGGTGGTGGTTCCGAAAGGGGAATAACAGGAAACTAAATACAGGAAATAAGCACTCATTATCGAAATAGTAAATAATGTAAGTCTTGTTGGTTTCGGCAAGGGATTAAGGGGGGCTATAAAAAGATGAGTCTGAGGTTTCCGTTATTTTTCTGTTTGATTTTTATATTTGGGGGGCATTCAGGCTTCGATTATTTATTGCATTCATTAGGCTTCTGGAAGTATGTGCTCGAGGTCCTAGCCGTCATGCTAATTGTTTGGCTTTTATACAAAACTAAAATCATCGAAAAGGAAGTACCTTTC of Falsibacillus pallidus contains these proteins:
- a CDS encoding sensor histidine kinase, whose amino-acid sequence is MKLPEWMRRILEIASVLFLLIANWSLSYWITSWIFPKWGFHPGFYFHQIINSISGFFLFGCCMFLISRLKWVQKRQYEQMSPLIHAMKMMAEGNFNIDLSYYHKHVSSPRHPYFHLIQNINDMAGKLGEMEQMRQEFISNVSHEFQSPLTSISGFAHALKNDALTAEERLHYLDIIEKEGIRLSKLSDNLLKLTSLESEHPPFESSSYRLDHQLRRIVLSCEPHWTEKNLNMEISLDNLLINADEDLMDQVWINLLVNSIKFTPAGGTIAIEAREENEDQLAVRINDTGIGMDEDAVMHMFERFYKADESRTRTTEGSGLGLSIVKKIIDLHHGEIRVDSELGKGTEILVVVPKGE